In one window of Kitasatospora sp. MMS16-BH015 DNA:
- a CDS encoding SigE family RNA polymerase sigma factor — MGGDRGAEDEFRAFYESAYGHLVAHLYALTGDLGEAQDAAQEAFVRAWDHWDRLTKYENPVAWIRLTGQRIAISRWRRTRTALRSWVRHGAASPVPEPGPESVALVEALRKLPEAQRSALVLHHMGGRSVAEIAAEEGVPVGTVKARLHRGRQALALLLGEEAEGGPATEAAPVGAASGKVEPAKVSAARADTRRGGKETRPVGTALTETANAHA; from the coding sequence ATGGGCGGTGACCGCGGGGCTGAGGACGAGTTCAGAGCGTTCTACGAGAGTGCTTACGGTCATCTCGTCGCGCACCTGTACGCGCTGACGGGTGACCTGGGGGAGGCGCAGGACGCCGCCCAGGAGGCGTTCGTCCGAGCTTGGGACCACTGGGACCGGCTCACCAAGTACGAGAACCCGGTGGCCTGGATCAGGCTGACCGGGCAGCGGATCGCGATCAGTCGGTGGCGGCGGACCAGGACGGCGTTGCGGAGCTGGGTGCGGCACGGGGCGGCGAGTCCGGTGCCCGAGCCGGGGCCGGAGTCGGTGGCGTTGGTCGAGGCGCTGCGGAAGTTGCCGGAGGCGCAGCGGTCGGCGCTGGTGCTGCATCACATGGGGGGTAGGTCGGTGGCGGAGATCGCCGCCGAGGAGGGCGTGCCGGTCGGGACGGTGAAGGCGCGGCTGCACCGGGGGCGGCAGGCGTTGGCGCTGCTGCTGGGCGAGGAGGCCGAGGGCGGTCCGGCGACGGAGGCGGCTCCGGTGGGTGCGGCGTCCGGGAAGGTCGAGCCGGCCAAGGTGTCGGCGGCCCGGGCGGATACTCGACGAGGGGGGAAGGAAACTCGTCCGGTCGGGACGGCGTTGACCGAGACGGCGAACGCTCATGCTTGA